TCCGAGGAAACAATCCTGAGTGAAAGGAGGGAACAAAGTGGCTCATAAAATCACGGAAGAATGTGTTGCATGCGGATCCTGCCAGCCGGAATGCCCGGAAGAGGCAATCTCTGAAGGCGACATCTACGTCATCGATCCGGAGAAATGCTCCGATTGCGGCAACTGCGCCGAGGTCTGTCCGACCGACGCCGTCGAAGAAGCATAATAAAAAACCCGGGGCAACCCGGGTTTTTTTGATCCCTCCACGCACCGGATAGAGTGGTCTTTGCTTCATCCTGACTGTCGGCGGAATTCCTCGGGTAAAAAGCTGAATCTCACTCTCCGATGACCTTGACCAAACATCGTCTGTTTCTCGGCCCATCAAATTCACAGAAAAAAATCGACTGCCAAGTCCCGAAATCGAGTTTTCCCTCCTCCACAAGAAGGGTTTCGGACGAACCGGTCAGACCGGCCTTGATGTGCGCGTCGGAGTTCCCCTCGGCATGACGGAAGGAATGCCGCCGGGGGATCATCTCGCTGAGATGTGCGACGATATCCTTTCGAACATCGGGATCGGCGTTTTCGTTGATTGTCAAGGCCGCCGTCGTATGGGGAACGAAGATCACACAGATGCCGTCCCGGATGCCGCTGCGGTCCACGACCTTCTGAATCTCCGTTGTGACATCAATCATCTCCACCCGGGAACGGGACCGGATGATAACCGTCTCTTTCATTTTTCAATCTCCTTTCCGGTGATGAAGTCGTAAAAAGTCACGAAGCCCTTCGACCCTTCGGCTGGCTCAGGGCGAACGGTGTAAGTTATTGATATTCCGTTCGTGTGGTTCGGCTGGCTCACCATGCTCGGTAGCCTGTCGAACCATGAACGGAATCCGGAAAACGACTTTTTACGACACCATCTTTCGGTGGAGCATATCACTTTTCGCAGTAAAATCAACTTCTTCTCGACACAAAAATGTTTGACAAGGTACCCGCTGAACTATATAATGACTTTCGAATATTTTTTATTATATTTATGAAGGAGATCTCTTTGACAGCAAAAACCACGCCCACCTCCCCTGCATCAGGAAGATCCCCTGCGTCCCGAAAAGGCTTTTTCCGCAGTATTTATTATGCCTTCAATTCCATCCGGCTGACCGTCTTCCTGTTTATCACCCTGGGACTTGTCTCCATCATCGGGACTCTTATTGAACAGGGAGTCGGCCCGGAAAAGTACGCACGGGAATATTCGGAAGGGACCATTCATCTCTTCAGCGCCCTCGGCCTCTTCGACATGTACCACACCTTCTGGTTCTTCACTCTGTTGCTGCTCCTGCTCTTAAATCTGACGGTCTGCACACTGGAGCGCCTCCCCAAGGTCTGGCGCTTTGCCAAACGGATCAAGCCGGTTCTGGAGGAAGGCGACGAGAAAAAGTATCCGATCCGGGACGACTTCGATCTTCCCGGAGGCACGGAGAAGGTTGAAGCAGCCTTCAAAAACCTTGTCCGCCTCCCCTTTTGGATCATCCTTCTCGACATCGCCGCCGTGATCCTGGCAATTTTTTTCACTCGTCAGTACCATTTTAACTTTCTGGAGTTTGTTTCTTTTATTGTTCTGCCCCTTGGATATGTGGCCCTGTTGAACTTCCGGGGGAAGGTCGTACGCACGGAAAAGGACGGAGTTGTCCATCTCTTCGTCAACCAGTGGCTCATCAGCCGATTCGGGGTCTACATCACCCACATCAGTATTCTGATCATTTTTCTCGGTGCCATTGCCGGAAACCTGTTCGGATTCAAAGGCTACATGAATATTGTCGAAGGTGAGACCACCAACCAAATGTTTGTTCGCCAACCGAAAATGATCGACACGATTCTGAATGCCTTTACATCACTTACGTCAAAAACAACGGAGAAACACAAGACCGCCGATACCAAAAAATTCGCGACCCTGCCTTTTTC
This is a stretch of genomic DNA from Deltaproteobacteria bacterium. It encodes these proteins:
- a CDS encoding YjbQ family protein; the encoded protein is MKETVIIRSRSRVEMIDVTTEIQKVVDRSGIRDGICVIFVPHTTAALTINENADPDVRKDIVAHLSEMIPRRHSFRHAEGNSDAHIKAGLTGSSETLLVEEGKLDFGTWQSIFFCEFDGPRNRRCLVKVIGE
- a CDS encoding cytochrome c biogenesis protein ResB, with product MTAKTTPTSPASGRSPASRKGFFRSIYYAFNSIRLTVFLFITLGLVSIIGTLIEQGVGPEKYAREYSEGTIHLFSALGLFDMYHTFWFFTLLLLLLLNLTVCTLERLPKVWRFAKRIKPVLEEGDEKKYPIRDDFDLPGGTEKVEAAFKNLVRLPFWIILLDIAAVILAIFFTRQYHFNFLEFVSFIVLPLGYVALLNFRGKVVRTEKDGVVHLFVNQWLISRFGVYITHISILIIFLGAIAGNLFGFKGYMNIVEGETTNQMFVRQPKMIDTILNAFTSLTSKTTEKHKTADTKKFATLPFSIRCNDFTVSYYDSGRPKEYASKLVVIKNGKEIQRKTIQVNDPLVVGKTYFYQSNYGDTGRPGQVVFKVQAPGGTFKTYRAPVRGTIHIDGTDTDIQIMSFIPDFTITNGQVRERSREMINPAIYIMGKKGDHLLFNGWFLPKYPDYSIDTAGYKLEFIDYWGSQYTGLQVAYDPGVEIVWIGCSLLVIGLLISFFHSHQRIWARIDGNHIVIAGSAHKNRMAFEKKMDDLGKLLRI
- a CDS encoding 4Fe-4S dicluster domain-containing protein, which gives rise to MAHKITEECVACGSCQPECPEEAISEGDIYVIDPEKCSDCGNCAEVCPTDAVEEA